The Nerophis lumbriciformis linkage group LG24, RoL_Nlum_v2.1, whole genome shotgun sequence genome includes a region encoding these proteins:
- the LOC133620119 gene encoding uncharacterized protein isoform X2, whose amino-acid sequence MGRYKCAYECESSDEADEKYFKFPLFNERRLKKWLSNMKWKDWTPSRFSVLCSKHFEEQYLDRSGKCVQLREDAVPTIFPLQDEAKKMQAPKTPKSTRRKVGTKSTNESMTTTDTVIRSNPDDHLSCEDPELSEPAEDQRKPSRWRIIMDEGLMKINSFPHFFHGDYCASQDVQWAPDTDVMTSTNKMACQDPEKVIQVSEAWQWLSLDVRGPLPPTRTGHTHVVTLSDCYSKWVEAAPMPAFLPAHVAMHVADAVAHFGYPLRVLSRLPRNVIRQINQELATQLTAATPLVVYHPHAGVADVSTQQMIDRMVSELVQEHAADWDVYLPAKVFALCFQEHSATKQRPFALLCCDGPEPVNAPRGLPYTDTEIRESTLVVA is encoded by the exons ATGGGGCGTTATAAATGTGCCTATGAGTGTGAAAGCTCCGACGAGGCTGACGAGAAATATTTCAA GTTTCCACTGTTTAACGAGAGAAGACTGAAGAAATGGCTGAGCAACATGAAGTGGAAGGACTGGACGCCTTCTCGCTTCTCTGTGCTGTGCAGCAAACACTTTGAGGAGCAATACTTGGACAGAAGTGGCAAATGTGTGCAGCTGAGAGAAGATGCTGTTCCTACCATCTTTCCACTCCAGGATGAGGCCAAGAAGATGCAG GCACCCAAGACTCCAAAAAGTACAAGACGAAAG GTTGGCACTAAATCCACTAACGAGTCCATGACCACCACTGACACAGTCATTCGTAGCAATCCGGACGACCACCTCAGCTGCGAGGACCCAGAACTTTCTGA ACCCGCAGAGGACCAACGGAAGCCCAGCAGATGGAGGATCATCATGGACGAAGGGCTAATGAAGATAAACTCCTTCCCGCACTTCTTCCACGGAGATTATTGTGCCTCACAG GATGTCCAGTGGGCTCCAGACACGGATGTGATGACCTCCACCAACAAG ATGGCTTGCCAAGACCCTGAGAAAGTGATCCAGGTGAGCGAGGCGTGGCAGTGGCTCAGCCTGGACGTGCGCGGGCCTCTGCCGCCGACGCGCACCGGCCACACGCACGTGGTGACACTCAGCGACTGCTACTCCAAGTGGGTGGAGGCCGCGCCCATGCCGGCGTTCCTGCCCGCCCACGTGGCCATGCACGTCGCCGACGCCGTCGCCCACTTCGGCTACCCGCTACGCGTTCTCTCCCGGCTGCCTCGCAACGTCATCCGCCAG ATCAACCAGGAGCTTGCCACTCAGCTGACGGCCGCCACGCCGCTGGTTGTTTATCATCCGCACGCTGGCGTCGCTGATGTGAGCACGCAGCAGATGATTGACAG AATGGTCAGCGAGCTTGTCCAGGAGCACGCGGCCGACTGGGACGTCTACCTTCCCGCCAAGGTCTTCGCTCTGTGCTTCCAAGAACATTCGGCTACGAAGCAGCGACCTTTTGCGCTGCTCTGCTGCGACGGGCCTGAACCCGTCAACGCTCCACGGGGTCTACCT TACACTGACACAGAGATCCGAGAGAGTACTCTAGTGGTTGCATAA
- the LOC133620119 gene encoding uncharacterized protein isoform X1: MGRYKCAYECESSDEADEKYFKFPLFNERRLKKWLSNMKWKDWTPSRFSVLCSKHFEEQYLDRSGKCVQLREDAVPTIFPLQDEAKKMQAPKTPKSTRRKQVGTKSTNESMTTTDTVIRSNPDDHLSCEDPELSEPAEDQRKPSRWRIIMDEGLMKINSFPHFFHGDYCASQDVQWAPDTDVMTSTNKMACQDPEKVIQVSEAWQWLSLDVRGPLPPTRTGHTHVVTLSDCYSKWVEAAPMPAFLPAHVAMHVADAVAHFGYPLRVLSRLPRNVIRQINQELATQLTAATPLVVYHPHAGVADVSTQQMIDRMVSELVQEHAADWDVYLPAKVFALCFQEHSATKQRPFALLCCDGPEPVNAPRGLPYTDTEIRESTLVVA, from the exons ATGGGGCGTTATAAATGTGCCTATGAGTGTGAAAGCTCCGACGAGGCTGACGAGAAATATTTCAA GTTTCCACTGTTTAACGAGAGAAGACTGAAGAAATGGCTGAGCAACATGAAGTGGAAGGACTGGACGCCTTCTCGCTTCTCTGTGCTGTGCAGCAAACACTTTGAGGAGCAATACTTGGACAGAAGTGGCAAATGTGTGCAGCTGAGAGAAGATGCTGTTCCTACCATCTTTCCACTCCAGGATGAGGCCAAGAAGATGCAG GCACCCAAGACTCCAAAAAGTACAAGACGAAAG CAGGTTGGCACTAAATCCACTAACGAGTCCATGACCACCACTGACACAGTCATTCGTAGCAATCCGGACGACCACCTCAGCTGCGAGGACCCAGAACTTTCTGA ACCCGCAGAGGACCAACGGAAGCCCAGCAGATGGAGGATCATCATGGACGAAGGGCTAATGAAGATAAACTCCTTCCCGCACTTCTTCCACGGAGATTATTGTGCCTCACAG GATGTCCAGTGGGCTCCAGACACGGATGTGATGACCTCCACCAACAAG ATGGCTTGCCAAGACCCTGAGAAAGTGATCCAGGTGAGCGAGGCGTGGCAGTGGCTCAGCCTGGACGTGCGCGGGCCTCTGCCGCCGACGCGCACCGGCCACACGCACGTGGTGACACTCAGCGACTGCTACTCCAAGTGGGTGGAGGCCGCGCCCATGCCGGCGTTCCTGCCCGCCCACGTGGCCATGCACGTCGCCGACGCCGTCGCCCACTTCGGCTACCCGCTACGCGTTCTCTCCCGGCTGCCTCGCAACGTCATCCGCCAG ATCAACCAGGAGCTTGCCACTCAGCTGACGGCCGCCACGCCGCTGGTTGTTTATCATCCGCACGCTGGCGTCGCTGATGTGAGCACGCAGCAGATGATTGACAG AATGGTCAGCGAGCTTGTCCAGGAGCACGCGGCCGACTGGGACGTCTACCTTCCCGCCAAGGTCTTCGCTCTGTGCTTCCAAGAACATTCGGCTACGAAGCAGCGACCTTTTGCGCTGCTCTGCTGCGACGGGCCTGAACCCGTCAACGCTCCACGGGGTCTACCT TACACTGACACAGAGATCCGAGAGAGTACTCTAGTGGTTGCATAA